The following are encoded in a window of Kitasatospora sp. NBC_01250 genomic DNA:
- a CDS encoding MbtH family protein — protein MTNPFEDVDGSYLVLVNDEGRHSLWPARTEVPRGWTVVHGPAVRQDCVEYVEANWTDMRPASLARATT, from the coding sequence ATGACGAACCCGTTCGAGGATGTCGACGGCAGCTACCTGGTGCTGGTGAACGACGAGGGGCGGCACTCGCTGTGGCCCGCCCGAACCGAGGTGCCGCGCGGCTGGACCGTGGTGCACGGCCCGGCCGTCCGCCAGGACTGCGTGGAGTACGTGGAGGCCAACTGGACCGACATGCGCCCCGCGAGCCTCGCCCGCGCGACGACCTGA
- a CDS encoding PP2C family protein-serine/threonine phosphatase produces the protein MTSISERLPRYVRLAPWALIAAGLTWNALAPVEYWGDPMLAAAAVTAGTLLSFRETVLVSVAIVVGILVLLAHDGSVGNDSGYLELANTLLAVSVGFWLNQVVARHGRRLDLLQSVARAAQLAVLPSPPPEVGPLRVATGYTAAQTEALIGGDAYAVQQTPFGVRLLIADVRGKGLKAVTAVSVLLGAFRENAERAPDLVTLADSVEHALLREVAHSDEELRMEGFITALLGEFDPLRGELRLLDCGHPGPYLLPAGGGRVRRLDAGDPGVPLGMAALGGPRPRPDHWPFAVGDTLLLVTDGVTEARNGAGEFYDPLQQLAGLGHRDAPRELVAAVTRDVERWTGGPRDDDMALLAVTCRADGAGSGGP, from the coding sequence ATGACATCGATCTCCGAACGGCTGCCCCGCTACGTGCGGCTGGCGCCGTGGGCGCTGATCGCCGCCGGGCTGACCTGGAACGCCCTGGCCCCCGTCGAGTACTGGGGTGATCCCATGCTGGCCGCGGCGGCCGTGACGGCCGGGACGCTGCTGTCGTTCCGCGAGACGGTGCTCGTCAGCGTCGCGATCGTCGTCGGGATCCTGGTGCTGCTCGCCCATGACGGTTCGGTCGGCAACGACTCCGGCTACCTCGAACTGGCCAACACGCTGCTGGCGGTGTCCGTCGGGTTCTGGCTCAACCAGGTGGTGGCCCGGCACGGGCGGCGGCTCGACCTGCTGCAGTCGGTGGCCCGCGCGGCCCAACTGGCCGTGCTGCCTTCGCCACCGCCCGAGGTCGGGCCGCTGCGGGTGGCCACCGGCTACACCGCGGCCCAGACCGAGGCGCTGATCGGCGGGGACGCCTACGCCGTGCAGCAGACCCCGTTCGGGGTTCGGCTGCTGATCGCGGACGTGCGGGGCAAGGGCCTCAAGGCGGTGACCGCCGTCTCGGTGCTGCTCGGCGCCTTCCGGGAGAACGCCGAGCGGGCGCCCGATCTGGTCACCCTGGCCGACAGCGTGGAGCACGCCCTGCTGCGGGAGGTCGCGCACAGCGACGAGGAGCTGCGGATGGAGGGCTTCATCACCGCGCTGCTCGGCGAGTTCGATCCGCTCCGGGGCGAGCTGCGGCTGCTCGACTGCGGCCACCCCGGCCCCTACCTGCTGCCCGCGGGCGGGGGCCGGGTGCGCCGGCTCGACGCCGGCGATCCGGGGGTGCCGCTCGGGATGGCCGCCCTCGGCGGCCCCCGCCCGCGGCCCGACCACTGGCCGTTCGCCGTGGGCGACACGCTGCTGCTGGTCACCGACGGGGTGACCGAGGCCAGGAACGGCGCCGGGGAGTTCTACGACCCCCTGCAGCAGCTGGCCGGGCTGGGACACCGGGACGCGCCGCGGGAGCTGGTGGCGGCCGTGACCCGGGACGTCGAGCGGTGGACCGGCGGCCCCCGGGACGACGACATGGCGCTGCTGGCGGTGACCTGCCGGGCCGACGGGGCCGGGTCGGGCGGACCCTGA
- a CDS encoding nucleotide disphospho-sugar-binding domain-containing protein, whose product MSRIITVAMPAHGHTGPLLAITADLVARGHEVAFLGGSRFAEAAGATGARFVALPPVADFDDRDINAAFPGRAELPAGPERALFDVRHIFIDPIPAQYQALQALLAEFPATAVIGDSLFQGMLGLALARPKGERPAVVSIGTAPPTLQSVDTAPFGPGLPPLAGEQGRQRNLALNAEATRRGEPLRQYAAALFASVGVALPEGPRTDTIVRAPDHYLQLTVPGFEYPRSDAPASFRCIGALPPLAAAEFETPSWWHELTDDRPVVVVTQGSLAHDDLTELLVPAVRALADHEALVVAVTARPDGPQALAERLGTLPGNVRVAGYLPFERLLPHADVLVSNGGYGGVHTALRHGVPLVVAGAGEDKPEVAARVQWSGAGLDLRTGRPAEADLADAVGQVLGEPAFRERARALSAELAAHRPLDAIAELVAALG is encoded by the coding sequence GTGTCCCGCATCATCACCGTCGCCATGCCCGCGCACGGCCACACCGGTCCACTGCTGGCCATCACGGCCGATCTGGTCGCCCGCGGCCACGAGGTGGCCTTCCTCGGCGGCAGCCGGTTCGCCGAGGCGGCCGGGGCCACCGGCGCGCGGTTCGTCGCGCTGCCGCCCGTGGCCGACTTCGACGACCGCGACATCAACGCGGCCTTCCCCGGGCGGGCGGAGCTGCCGGCCGGTCCCGAGCGCGCCCTCTTCGACGTCCGGCACATCTTCATCGACCCGATACCCGCTCAGTACCAGGCGCTGCAGGCGCTGTTGGCGGAGTTCCCGGCGACGGCGGTGATCGGCGACAGCCTCTTCCAAGGCATGCTGGGGCTGGCCCTGGCGCGGCCGAAGGGCGAGCGGCCGGCCGTCGTCAGCATCGGCACCGCCCCGCCCACCCTGCAGAGCGTGGACACCGCGCCGTTCGGCCCCGGGCTGCCGCCGCTGGCGGGGGAGCAGGGGCGGCAGCGCAACCTGGCGCTGAACGCGGAGGCGACCAGGCGCGGCGAACCGCTGCGGCAGTATGCCGCCGCGCTCTTCGCCAGCGTGGGGGTCGCCCTCCCCGAGGGGCCCCGGACCGACACGATCGTCCGGGCGCCGGACCACTACCTCCAGCTCACCGTGCCGGGCTTCGAGTACCCGCGCAGCGACGCCCCGGCGTCCTTCCGGTGCATTGGCGCGCTGCCGCCGCTCGCCGCCGCCGAGTTCGAAACCCCCTCCTGGTGGCACGAGTTGACGGACGACCGGCCGGTGGTGGTGGTCACCCAGGGGAGCCTGGCCCACGACGACCTGACCGAGCTGCTGGTCCCCGCGGTGCGGGCGCTGGCGGACCACGAGGCGCTGGTGGTCGCGGTCACCGCCCGCCCGGACGGTCCGCAGGCTCTGGCCGAGAGGTTGGGCACGCTGCCCGGCAACGTCCGGGTGGCCGGCTACCTGCCCTTCGAGCGGCTGCTGCCGCACGCGGACGTGCTGGTCAGCAACGGCGGCTACGGCGGCGTGCACACGGCGCTGCGGCACGGCGTGCCGCTGGTGGTCGCGGGCGCCGGCGAGGACAAGCCCGAGGTCGCCGCCCGGGTCCAGTGGAGCGGCGCCGGGCTGGACCTGCGCACCGGACGCCCGGCGGAGGCCGACCTCGCGGACGCCGTCGGCCAGGTGCTCGGCGAGCCCGCGTTCCGGGAGCGGGCCCGGGCGCTGAGCGCCGAACTCGCCGCGCACCGGCCGCTCGACGCGATCGCCGAGCTGGTGGCCGCCCTGGGGTGA
- a CDS encoding AMP-binding protein translates to MSGDDQAFGMYVEENLNALARWPEREAVVHGERRISAGELRELIYRMARALLDQGLGSGTTITLLSGNLPETIAVRYAANLIGCTVNHLYNKLSADVQAAIVRDIETTALIVDPRLADRATELLDLAPVSTVLTLGPAGVGKDLLELAAGQSAEPLAALAKPTDIMSIRHTGGTTGHPKGICTTFRQAEAFQRKLEELAEVERQLVCTTLAHVAGHLADRTLGGGGTVVLLEDFDAAEVLATVERERITQLFVLPPLLYQVLDHPDAATTDTSSLRSVVYGGCPASPARLLDALRRFGPVLFQFYGQNEVGGISTLGTADHDPERPELLRSAGKVLPGVEVEIRDPEGRALPTGELGEICVRSDAVMEGYWKQPELTAEVLRGGWLHTGDLGRFDEEGYLYILDRLKDMIIVVGGHVYTTELEEVLNAHPQVLQSAVFGVPDADRMEQVHAVIVLAPEATVDEAELRAMVREERGAMYEPARITFAEALPLTDVGKPDKKLLRRRAEEQAA, encoded by the coding sequence ATGTCTGGCGACGACCAAGCATTTGGCATGTACGTGGAGGAAAATCTCAACGCGCTCGCGCGCTGGCCCGAACGGGAGGCGGTGGTCCACGGGGAGCGGCGGATCAGCGCGGGCGAGCTGCGCGAGCTGATCTACCGGATGGCCCGCGCGCTGCTCGACCAGGGACTCGGGAGCGGAACGACCATCACCCTGCTGAGCGGCAACCTGCCCGAGACGATAGCGGTGCGCTACGCGGCCAACCTGATCGGCTGCACGGTCAACCACCTCTACAACAAGCTCTCGGCGGACGTGCAGGCGGCCATCGTGCGCGACATCGAGACCACCGCGCTGATCGTGGACCCGCGACTGGCCGACCGCGCCACCGAGCTGCTCGACCTCGCACCGGTGTCCACCGTCCTGACGCTGGGCCCGGCCGGGGTCGGCAAGGACCTGCTGGAGCTGGCCGCCGGCCAGTCGGCCGAGCCGCTGGCCGCGCTGGCCAAGCCCACCGACATCATGAGCATCCGCCACACCGGCGGCACCACTGGCCACCCCAAGGGGATCTGCACCACCTTCCGCCAGGCCGAGGCGTTCCAGCGGAAGCTGGAGGAGCTGGCGGAGGTGGAGCGCCAGCTCGTCTGCACCACCCTGGCCCACGTGGCCGGCCACCTGGCCGACCGGACCCTGGGCGGCGGCGGCACCGTCGTGCTGCTGGAGGACTTCGACGCCGCCGAGGTGCTCGCCACCGTCGAGCGGGAGCGGATCACCCAGCTGTTCGTCCTGCCGCCGCTGCTCTACCAGGTGCTCGACCACCCGGACGCGGCCACCACCGACACCTCCAGCCTGCGCAGCGTGGTCTACGGCGGCTGCCCCGCCTCGCCCGCCCGGCTGCTCGACGCCCTGCGGCGGTTCGGCCCGGTGCTCTTCCAGTTCTACGGTCAGAACGAGGTCGGCGGGATCAGCACGCTGGGCACCGCCGACCACGACCCCGAGCGCCCCGAACTGCTGCGCTCGGCCGGCAAGGTGCTGCCCGGCGTCGAGGTGGAGATCCGCGACCCCGAGGGCCGCGCGCTGCCGACCGGCGAGCTCGGCGAGATCTGCGTGCGCTCCGACGCCGTCATGGAGGGCTACTGGAAGCAGCCCGAGCTGACCGCGGAGGTGCTGCGCGGCGGCTGGCTGCACACCGGTGACCTCGGCCGCTTCGACGAGGAGGGCTACCTCTACATCCTCGACCGGCTGAAGGACATGATCATCGTGGTGGGCGGCCACGTCTACACCACCGAGCTGGAGGAGGTGCTCAACGCCCACCCCCAGGTCCTGCAGAGCGCCGTCTTCGGCGTCCCCGACGCCGACCGGATGGAGCAGGTGCACGCCGTGATCGTGCTCGCGCCCGAGGCCACGGTGGACGAGGCCGAGCTGCGTGCGATGGTGCGCGAGGAGCGCGGCGCGATGTACGAGCCGGCCCGGATCACCTTCGCCGAGGCGCTGCCGCTCACGGACGTCGGCAAGCCGGACAAGAAGCTGCTGCGCCGCCGGGCGGAGGAGCAGGCCGCCTGA
- a CDS encoding cysteate synthase yields the protein MNGEHYAVVCVECGTRSADDGLITSCRGCADASLLRTDYRAAALPVSAGASGIFRYREWLPVAREIPGSSLPSVHRCQNLGAALGLTDLWVAFNGYWPERGSHLVSGTFKELEAFTVLARTPEDAGVMVVASAGNTAASFALAADQVDLPCVLVVPDRALPDLGVIDALHGIGRRVRIVAVKGGTYNDAIAYSQGLLAADPVFFPEGGVRNVARRDGLAVVMLAGYEAMGRLPDYYVQAVGSGTGAVAAHEASRRIAAQPGGGSVPRMLLCQNSEFAPLHRLWRHWEATGGAVAAGPGDGGAAGQRGTAGQEDVHAPELVNAAPPFAVRGGVRDILADSAGDVLVADGAAARAAGALFEETEGIDIEPAAAVAVACLREAVAAGRVPRDARVLLNITGGGRRRTRELAGRHGPEPDAWLVGTAGEPAATAAMVLDSLAL from the coding sequence TTGAACGGGGAACACTATGCCGTCGTCTGCGTCGAGTGCGGGACGCGCTCCGCGGACGACGGACTGATCACGAGCTGCCGCGGCTGCGCGGATGCCTCGCTGCTGCGCACCGACTACCGGGCCGCCGCGCTGCCGGTCTCGGCCGGGGCGTCGGGCATCTTCCGGTACCGGGAGTGGCTGCCGGTCGCCCGGGAGATCCCGGGTTCGAGCCTGCCGTCCGTGCACCGATGTCAGAACCTGGGAGCGGCACTGGGTCTGACCGATCTCTGGGTGGCGTTCAACGGCTACTGGCCGGAACGGGGCAGCCACCTGGTGTCCGGGACGTTCAAGGAGCTGGAAGCCTTCACCGTCCTGGCCCGCACCCCCGAGGACGCCGGGGTCATGGTGGTCGCGTCCGCCGGCAACACCGCGGCCTCCTTCGCGCTGGCCGCCGACCAGGTCGACCTCCCCTGTGTGCTCGTGGTGCCCGACCGGGCGCTGCCCGACCTGGGCGTGATCGACGCCCTGCACGGCATCGGCAGGCGGGTTCGGATCGTCGCCGTCAAGGGCGGCACCTACAACGACGCGATCGCCTACAGCCAGGGCCTGCTGGCCGCCGATCCGGTGTTCTTCCCCGAGGGCGGGGTGCGCAACGTCGCCAGGCGCGACGGACTCGCCGTCGTCATGCTCGCCGGGTACGAGGCGATGGGCCGGCTGCCCGACTACTACGTCCAGGCGGTGGGCAGCGGCACCGGGGCGGTGGCCGCCCACGAGGCCTCGCGCCGGATCGCCGCGCAGCCCGGCGGCGGGAGCGTGCCGCGCATGCTGCTCTGCCAGAACAGCGAGTTCGCGCCGCTGCACCGGCTCTGGCGCCACTGGGAGGCCACCGGCGGTGCGGTCGCGGCGGGTCCGGGCGACGGCGGGGCCGCCGGGCAGCGCGGGACGGCGGGGCAGGAAGACGTCCACGCGCCCGAACTCGTCAACGCCGCACCGCCGTTCGCGGTCCGTGGCGGCGTGCGCGACATCCTCGCCGACAGTGCGGGCGACGTGCTGGTCGCCGACGGCGCCGCGGCCCGGGCGGCCGGCGCGCTCTTCGAGGAGACCGAGGGCATCGACATCGAGCCGGCCGCGGCGGTGGCGGTGGCCTGCCTGCGCGAGGCCGTCGCGGCCGGCCGGGTGCCCCGCGACGCGCGGGTGCTGCTGAACATCACCGGCGGAGGCCGGCGCCGGACCCGGGAACTCGCCGGCCGGCACGGCCCGGAACCGGACGCGTGGCTGGTCGGAACCGCCGGCGAACCGGCGGCCACGGCCGCCATGGTGCTGGACTCACTGGCCCTGTGA
- a CDS encoding DUF4287 domain-containing protein, with translation MTAPVKGPASYFPSIEQKYGHPVAHWQELIRSSPLRRHMELVAWLKTEHGLGHGHANALVAHTLAEGR, from the coding sequence ATGACGGCACCGGTGAAGGGCCCCGCCAGCTACTTCCCCTCGATCGAGCAGAAGTACGGCCACCCGGTCGCGCACTGGCAGGAGCTCATCCGCAGTTCGCCCCTTCGCAGGCACATGGAACTCGTCGCCTGGCTGAAGACCGAGCACGGCCTCGGCCACGGCCATGCCAACGCCCTCGTCGCCCACACCCTCGCCGAGGGCCGCTGA
- a CDS encoding rhomboid-like protein — protein MSLLRAAPAAPARRTLLRNPASWYVAALALGWPVEALLSPGRLNHLQEWSSANLANLHPWPAGHPVGALVVSAFVPPDSAWVWPLFALATFTVVELLGPARAVVSLVLVHVGVTALTEALVWWRIHHDALPAVAAHELDTGPSYLVVTAMTVALCRARPVWLRAGWLVLLALAWPDLLDGIGDGDCAAVGRLLALAAGLALSGALACAERRRRGPAGREGDP, from the coding sequence ATGTCCCTGCTCAGGGCCGCCCCCGCCGCGCCCGCCCGGCGCACCCTGCTGCGAAACCCGGCGTCCTGGTACGTGGCGGCGCTGGCCCTCGGGTGGCCGGTCGAGGCGCTGCTGTCGCCCGGCCGGCTGAACCACCTGCAGGAGTGGTCGTCGGCCAACCTGGCGAACCTGCACCCGTGGCCCGCGGGCCATCCGGTCGGGGCGCTGGTGGTCTCGGCCTTCGTCCCGCCGGACTCCGCCTGGGTGTGGCCGCTCTTCGCGCTCGCCACCTTCACGGTGGTGGAGCTGCTGGGCCCGGCCCGAGCCGTGGTGTCGCTGGTGCTCGTGCACGTGGGTGTCACGGCGCTGACCGAGGCGCTGGTGTGGTGGCGGATCCACCACGACGCGCTGCCGGCCGTGGCGGCGCACGAGCTCGACACCGGCCCCTCCTACCTGGTGGTCACGGCGATGACGGTGGCGCTCTGCCGCGCCCGGCCGGTGTGGCTGCGGGCCGGCTGGCTGGTGCTGCTGGCCCTGGCCTGGCCGGACCTGCTGGACGGGATCGGGGACGGCGACTGCGCCGCCGTCGGCCGTCTGCTCGCGCTCGCCGCGGGCCTGGCCCTCTCCGGCGCGCTCGCGTGCGCCGAGCGGCGCCGCCGGGGCCCGGCGGGCCGGGAGGGCGACCCCTGA
- a CDS encoding DUF427 domain-containing protein — MNDQPEPAAYPQVNVQVDQVEPVPRRIRAVLAGETVLDTTRAHYVWEVPYYPQYYIPLADVRAGLLVPEEGDAAFEESSRGTAQRHGLCLGDEWRPGAAKVLPQSPVPGLGGTARFEWGALDAWFEEDEQVFVHPRSPYVRVDALRSTRTVRVERNGTVLAESSSPVLVFETGLPTRYYLDRTDVDFRSLVPSDTVTACPYKGTTTGYWSARIGGRLHPDLAWCYDFPTHQLAPIAGLVAFYNERVDLWVDGRKQARP, encoded by the coding sequence GTGAACGACCAACCCGAGCCTGCGGCCTATCCGCAGGTCAACGTCCAGGTCGACCAGGTCGAACCGGTGCCCCGGCGGATCCGCGCGGTGCTGGCCGGCGAGACCGTTCTCGACACCACCCGGGCCCACTACGTCTGGGAGGTGCCGTACTACCCGCAGTACTACATCCCGCTGGCCGACGTCCGCGCCGGGCTGCTGGTGCCGGAGGAGGGGGACGCGGCCTTCGAAGAGAGCTCGCGCGGCACCGCCCAGCGGCACGGGCTGTGCCTCGGCGACGAGTGGCGGCCCGGCGCGGCCAAGGTGCTGCCGCAGTCGCCGGTCCCCGGGCTCGGCGGCACCGCGCGCTTCGAGTGGGGCGCACTGGACGCGTGGTTCGAGGAGGACGAGCAGGTCTTCGTGCACCCGCGCAGCCCGTACGTCCGGGTGGACGCGCTGCGCTCGACCCGCACGGTGCGGGTCGAGCGCAACGGCACGGTGCTCGCCGAGTCGTCCTCGCCGGTGCTGGTCTTCGAGACCGGTCTGCCGACCCGGTACTACCTCGACCGCACCGACGTGGACTTCCGCTCCCTGGTCCCCAGCGACACCGTCACCGCGTGCCCCTACAAGGGCACCACCACCGGGTACTGGTCGGCCCGGATCGGCGGGCGGCTGCACCCGGACCTCGCCTGGTGCTACGACTTCCCCACCCATCAGCTCGCGCCGATCGCCGGCCTGGTCGCGTTCTACAACGAGCGGGTCGACCTCTGGGTCGACGGCCGCAAGCAGGCACGCCCGTAG